In Stigmatopora nigra isolate UIUO_SnigA chromosome 2, RoL_Snig_1.1, whole genome shotgun sequence, a single window of DNA contains:
- the LOC144181027 gene encoding leucine-rich repeat and transmembrane domain-containing protein 2-like, with translation MRHMNWQQQNLQALLAAAVTPALILMVCLSPGRCCPSMCTCNGNISDCSGLSLSTLTPLLPLLDQGCVTLRLFQNNLSTLASVDFSNLTSLEFLDLSQNRLSTLFFGAFSHLGSLHWLNLSTNLLGANLTTEDFNAKEEKDRGLNKEVFKGLWWLRVLDLSSNELHWLPTGLLDGLQRLSWLSLARNNLAILERVTFEPLVGLQELHLIGNPWECDCRMTSFKHWMEWMVYRDGLVDAMICSVPRKLLGRDLRGVPAEMFANCVQSATGESSSENFSRPLCPPGRLSITDDCIRQRYRPISVRRAHGTQIVAGVVCGTVCIMMVVAATYGCIYASLMARYQKKMKNCGQPLMAQDGPNADPEEGLEETAPKESCVVYGYRISSF, from the exons CTGCTGCTGTTACACCGGCTCTGATTTTGATGGTCTGCCTGAGCCCGGGTCGATGCTGTCCCAGCATGTGCACCTGCAATGGCAACATCAGCGACTGCTCGGGTCTGTCTCTGAGCACCTTGACACCCCTCTTGCCCCTGCTGGATCAAGGCTGCGTGACATTGCGCCTCTTTCAGAACAACCTTTCCACACTTGCATCCGTTGACTTTAGCAACCTGACCAGCCTGGAATTCCTGGACCTTTCCCAGAATCGATTATCTACCCTGTTCTTTGGAGCATTTTCACATCTAGGTAGCCTGCATTGGCTCAACCTGTCCACCAATCTGCTCGGTGCAAACTTGACCACAGAGGACTTCAATGCCAAAGAAGAGAAGGACCGGGGCCTGAACAAGGAGGTCTTTAAGGGTCTGTGGTGGCTACGAGTTCTGGACCTGTCCTCAAATGAGCTCCACTGGCTGCCTACAGGGCTCTTAGACGGTCTGCAGAGATTGTCATGGTTGTCATTGGCCAGGAACAATTTGGCCATTCTAGAAAGAGTCACCTTTGAGCCCCTTGTGGGACTTCAGGAGTTGCACCTTATTGGGAACCCCTGGGAATGCGACTGTAGGATGACGAGCTTCAAACACTGGATGGAGTGGATGGTCTACCGAG aTGGACTGGTAGACGCCATGATCTGCAGTGTCCCCAGAAAATTGTTGGGGCGGGACCTACGCGGTGTGCCGGCAGAGATGTTTGCCAACTGTGTGCAGAGCGCCACTGGGGAGTCTTCATCAGAAAATTTTAGCCGCCCTCTGTGTCCGCCAGGTCGTCTCAGCATCACAGACGACTGCATAAGGCAGCGCTACCGTCCGATCAGCGTCCGCCGAGCTCACGGTACGCAGATTGTAGCGGGTGTGGTGTGCGGAACAGTCTGTATCATGATGGTGGTGGCAGCCACCTATGGCTGCATCTATGCCTCACTCATGGCACGCTAtcagaagaagatgaagaactGTGGGCAACCGCTTATGGCCCAGGACGGACCAAATGCCGACCCAGAAGAGGGGCTTGAAGAGACTGCGCCGAAAGAGTCCTGCGTGGTGTATGGGTACCGCATCAGTAGCTTCTGA